From bacterium:
GATGCAAGAGAACGCGGTGACCGTGGCCGGCAACACGATGCCCCTCGAACCGCCGTTCTTTGTGGTCGCGACCCAAAATCCGATCGAGCAGGAAGGCACGTATCCGCTTCCTGAGGCCCAGCTCGATCGGTTCATGTTCAAGCTGCGCGTACCGTTCCCCGCGCTCGCCGATCTGCAGACGATCGTCGATCGGACGACCGGGCCGGAGGTGCCGGCGGCGCGCTCGGCCGCGGACGGGGAGGCGGTGCGGCGCATGCAGGCGCTGGCCCGGCAGGTTCCCATCGCCGGCCACGTGCGGGAGTACGCCGCGCGGCTGGTGCTCGCCACCCACCCGGACGCCGAGGGCGCGGCCGCCACGGCGCGCCGGGTCGTGCGTTACGGGGCGAGTCCGCGGGGGCTGCAGGCGCTGGTTCTGGCCGGGAAGGTGCGGGCGCTCAGCCTGGGGCGGTTCAATGTCGCGATCGAAGATATTCGCGCGCTGGCGCTCCCGGCGCTCCGGCACCGCCTCATCCTGAACTTCGAGGGTGAGGCGGAGGGGGCGGATCCCGATGAGGTCCTCCGTGCCGCGATGCAGGAGATCGAATCCCGAGCGCTCACCACGCCTCAGGCGTAGCCGGCGATGACGGAGCGGGCGACCGCGGGGATTCGAGTCGAGCGGCCGCTCCTGCTGGACCCGGCGTTTCTCCAAAAGCTCGACACGTTGAGTCTCCTGACGCGCAGGCGCGTGCGCGGCGCGCAGCGCGGCGAGCGCCGCAGCACGGCACGGGGTCGCGGGCTGGAGTTCGACGATTACCGCGCCTACCAGCCCGGGGACGACTACCGG
This genomic window contains:
- a CDS encoding MoxR family ATPase, which encodes MQENAVTVAGNTMPLEPPFFVVATQNPIEQEGTYPLPEAQLDRFMFKLRVPFPALADLQTIVDRTTGPEVPAARSAADGEAVRRMQALARQVPIAGHVREYAARLVLATHPDAEGAAATARRVVRYGASPRGLQALVLAGKVRALSLGRFNVAIEDIRALALPALRHRLILNFEGEAEGADPDEVLRAAMQEIESRALTTPQA